A stretch of Rhodothermales bacterium DNA encodes these proteins:
- a CDS encoding glycosyltransferase — MQFAILIASRDRPDELSRCLASVASQQGAEAEVIVLDDASARPIDGEALEAGPFPLRLLRSEIRLGVGAGRNWLMREAKGDAFVVLDDDAFFVDDEALLRIEAALARYPEAGILALKIRDFRGDTERWLTPHPRGAGTEERLATPHRVAYFLGGAHVIRRSVVEACGMYPESYVYGNEELDLAYRAIDRGFAIQFVPDVVVHHIPPAAAGSTGADEARHRLYHHTRSRLLLAHTHLPAVPAVVYSLGWVGIYGLRALRRREVRAFLRGVRDAWREAKSTPRRPIGPAAIAYLRDHFGRLWI; from the coding sequence TTGCAATTTGCAATCCTGATCGCTTCCCGCGATCGCCCCGATGAACTCAGCCGCTGTCTCGCCAGCGTCGCCTCGCAACAGGGCGCCGAGGCCGAGGTGATCGTGCTCGACGACGCGTCGGCTCGGCCCATCGACGGGGAGGCGCTGGAGGCCGGCCCGTTCCCACTGCGCCTCCTCCGCTCCGAGATTCGGCTGGGTGTCGGCGCAGGGCGGAATTGGCTCATGCGGGAGGCAAAGGGCGATGCGTTCGTGGTGCTGGACGATGACGCTTTTTTTGTGGACGACGAGGCCCTGCTACGCATCGAGGCCGCGCTGGCGCGGTATCCCGAGGCCGGCATCCTGGCCCTCAAAATCCGGGATTTCCGGGGAGATACAGAGCGCTGGCTTACGCCCCATCCCCGCGGCGCCGGGACGGAAGAGCGCCTCGCCACGCCCCATCGTGTCGCCTATTTCCTCGGCGGCGCGCATGTCATCCGACGCTCCGTCGTAGAAGCATGCGGGATGTACCCGGAGTCGTATGTGTACGGGAACGAGGAACTCGACCTCGCCTACCGAGCCATCGATCGGGGGTTTGCCATCCAGTTCGTGCCCGATGTCGTGGTGCACCACATTCCGCCGGCCGCGGCCGGCTCGACCGGGGCCGACGAGGCGCGTCACCGGCTGTATCATCACACCCGGAGCCGACTCTTGCTGGCGCACACGCATCTTCCGGCCGTGCCGGCCGTCGTGTACAGCCTGGGCTGGGTGGGAATTTATGGCCTCCGGGCCCTCCGGCGTCGCGAAGTGAGGGCGTTTCTGCGGGGCGTCCGCGACGCCTGGCGGGAGGCGAAGTCGACCCCGCGCCGGCCGATCGGGCCAGCGGCAATCGCTTACCTTCGCGATCATTTTGGCCGATTGTGGATATGA